The genomic interval CTGATTCTCCAGCCAATGTTAGCTGCAGGGAATAATCCGAACTGCTGATTTTTACCGAACCTCGAAGATCCATCGTAGCGGAGCGTCACTGAGGCCAGGTATTTGTCGGCTAAATTGTAGTTGACTTTTCCAAAGTAGGACAATAATTGATAGCCGGTTCTGCTGCCTCCCGAACTCGCTGTGCCGGTTCCGGCATCCAGTTGAAAAAAGTCAAAATCCTGGGTGGCAAAATCTTCTTTCCTGGCAACCGTCGTTTTGTAATCTTCTTTTACGGTTTCTAGTCCCACCAGAAAATTGAGTGAATTAGCCCCCAACTGAAGGTTATAATCTGCAGTATTAGTCCAGGTCAGGTTGGTACGTTCGCCATGAAACACACTGAGCCTATTTACACTCTGGGTCAGAAATCCTTCTGTATATTTTTCTTGAATCCACCAGTTATTGGAAAAAGTATAATCCAAGCCGATACTTGATCTTAAAGTAAAATTGTCGAAAGGAATTAATTCGGCATATACATTTCCAAACAGGATCAGGTTATTGTCTTTATTATTGCGGTTGATATACATCATGTGCAGCGGATTATTCCGGTCGCTCATTCCAGATCCCAAGGGGCCAGCCCACGTACCATCGGTTCTGTATACCGGCAAAATGGGGTTCTGATAGGTTGCCAGATAATCCATTCCTGCGCCACCCAGATCCGTTGGTTCGGGAGTTTCCCTGGTTTTGGCAATGTTCAGGTTCTGGCCGATCCGGAACCGGTTGTTGAACATTTTATGCGAGGTATTGAGCCTCATGTTCATTTTAGAAAAATTTGAATACTCTTTAACCCCCTTATTATGCAAATACCCGAACTGTAACAAAGCAGATGTTGACTCACTTCCTCCGGATAAAGTCAGGTTATTGTTGGTTACAAAACCAGTGCGGTATACTACATCCTGCCAGTCGGTTCCCGGAACCTGAGCCGGAGTCAGGGAAGAAGGATCTCCGCCTATCCATTGTACCGGCGTAACATTGTTTAACACCGCATTTGCTCCTGTTCCTGTATAATCAAATGCATATAAAGCGCTGTGAATGGAAGGATCAGTGCCGTCGTTGATAGAAGCCTGCCAAAGCGCCCTGCCTCTTTCTATAGTATTGGCCGCATCAATTTTTCCGAAACGGTTCTGAAAAGAAGCCGATGAACTCAGTTGTACCTTGAGTTTGCCTTTTCCCTGTTTGGTGGTGATAATAATTACGCCGTTAGAAGCCCTGGCACCATAAATAGAGGCAGCTGATGCATCTTTTAATACCTGAATAGATTCAATGGCATTAGGATCAATATTTTGGAGTGGAGAAACATTTTTAGTCGTCGAACCATTGGCAGCACCCCGGCCTGAAATTACATCGTTGGCGGTTGTAGGAACCCCATCTATGATATACAGTGGAGAATTATCCCCTAATGTATTTAGACCCCGGATCAATACCTGCCCAGTCTGGCCACTGGGTTGCCCGCTGGATTCAATGTATAATCCCGGCACTCTTCCTTGCAAGGTCTGCAATACATTGGGCCTGGGAATGTCTCTCACTTTGTTAAGATCTACTACTGCCACCGCACCCGTTAAATCAGACTTTTTTTCTGTACCATATCCGGTAACTACTACTTCTGATAAGGTTTGCACATCGGCCTGAAGTACTACATCTATGGTGGATTGATTACCCACTGGAACTTCTTTTCCGAAATAACCAATAAATGAAATGATCAGCACATCCTGTGCAGAAGAAATGCCTAGGGAATACCCTCCATTAGAATCAGAGGTAGTTCCTGAAGTAGTGCCTTTCACAATGATATTTGCCCCTGGAAGCGGATTTCCCTGTTCATCTTTAATGGTACCGCTCACAGTCCGTAGCTGCGCCAGACTCACCTGTGCCAGTAAAAGCAGACACACCATGAGAAGCACCCTGCTCATACGCCTGTGGTTAAGTAAAATATTCCTTTTCATATTTATTAGATTTTGGTTGGGGTGATTAAATAGTTTTATGGATACTTTACATTTTGTTTACATTATATTTATTAAAACTAACATTTAAGTGTACTAAAGTATATATTTGATTTACATTTGCAATAGAATAAGTAAAATATTTTATAGAAAAATACAAAATAGAACTTTTTTAAGCCGAAAAATTAGATTTTTTGTAGGAAATATATGTAAATGTAAAGTATATGTAAATATTTTTGGCTTTTAATATTCTTTACATTTTATTTACATTTAATTAATAATTTTGAAAGAACTTAATTCATATAATGAGCGCCAAAAAGGTTACAGAAACAATTGCCAGATTCAGGAATGATATTTTAAATGGGACTCTTCCCTTTGGAAGTTTGCTTCCTTCCGAAAAGGAACTCGCTGCCGAAATGCAGGTTTCCCGGCCTACCGTAGCTAAAGTCTACAATGCTTTACAAAAAGAGGGCTTGCTGAAAAAAACACCTGGGCAAGGAACTACCGTGGTATTTAATGGGGAAAGAAAAAAATACACCTTTGGCTTATTATTGCCTGGGGCAGGAGAGTCAGAAATTTTTGGTGCCATTCATGATCATTTCCTGGCCATAGAAAAGGAAAAAGAGCCAAAATTTTTGTGGGAAGGGGCGATTGCCAACCATGCGCAGGTCAGGCAAAATTCTATCATTAAAATATGTGAAAGGTATATTGAAGAAAACGTGAGTGGTGTTTTCTTTGCGCCTTTAGAAAGAACAGAAAATGCAGCAGGGGTGAATAAAAAGGTTTGCGAACTATTTGACAAAGAAAATATTCCGGTCATTTTAATTGACAGAGATATATACTCGTTTCCCGAACGCAGCCAGTATCCTGTAATTGGCCTGGATAACTTCAACGCCGGGTATATAATGACCAAGCACCTAATAGAATCCGGATGTGAGAAAATATACTTTTGTTACCGCAAAGACTCCGCCAGTAGCATTTACAAACGGATTGCCGGCTGCAATAGTGCCTGTTTTGATGCCGGTATTCCTTTTAGCAGAGAACATATTATGGTAGGAGAGCCTGCTGATTTAAACTTCGTCAGAAAGATGAAAATCGTACCCAAAAAGACTGGCGTATTATGTGCCAATGATTCAACGGCAGCTGTGATCATGTCTAGTTTTAAGCAGATTGGTATCCTTGTTTCCCGGCATGTGTTGGTAGCTGGTTACGATGATATGAAGTATGGGAAAGTATTACAACCCTCGCTTACTACTTATCAACAGCCACTGTTCGAAATTGTAACCATCAGCTACGAGATGATGCTGAACAGGCTTGTAACGCAACATTCCATAGCTGCCAACATTAGCCTGACTGGTGAACTAATAGCCCGCGAATCAACAAAATTTGCTTGAAATAATAGGGTTAGAGGGATATATATTCTGTGAAAATCAGGACTTTAAGATCTATAATTAACGAATATACTTTCAGGGTATCTTCGTTAATTATAGATAAATTGTATTGCTAAACACTCTGTTGGGTACTATTTAAAGTAGTATCATTTTCTTTCCTAATAGTTAAGACCCGTGTTTTGTTTATATTAACCCTTTTCTTCTAAAAGTTTTTTCAGGCCTGTCAGCATCATGGTCCAGTTCTTTTCAGATTCCTCTTTTGCTTGTTGGGTGGCATTCTTGTCTTGTGAGAGAGAAATAAGGGTTTGTGAATCCCTGTCTGTCAATTCAATAGTAACCGTGTGATAATTTTCGGGAATATCCGGCTGTCCGGTAAGGGGACTGAAATGGCTATATTGTAGCCTGGTTTGTGGGTTAATTTGAAGTAATACTCCCTTGTCTTCATATTGTTTCCCTTTCCATTCTCCTTTCCAAACGATTTGGCTACCCTTTTTCCAGTCGGAAATAACCGTAGTGCCAAGCATATATATTTTTATCTTTTCAGGGTTTATTACTACTGACTAACGTCTATGTCTACAGTTAAATTTAGTTCATAGCGAAGCCCACATCCTCAGGCTTCAAGTCCAATTTAGCAATCTTATTTCTGATCCTTTGTACTAGTTTCATCTTTCTTTTCTGATCCATAAATAAGTATTGACTAGGCGGATTATAGGGTACATGTTTGACGATCATATTCCAGATAATGACTGCCAGCTTTCGAGCTGTGGCTGAGATAGCGGCTATTCTACCTTTTCTATAGTTGATGCGGTTGAAGAAATCTGATAGATGGGTGTCTTTGAGATTGCCTATTGTGTTGGCTGCTAACCTGAGCGCAATTTTTAAACGATTACTGCCTTTGGCAATCTTTTTACTTAATACTTTACCGCCGCTAATTTTTATATTGGGGCATAATCTGAGCCAAGAGGTGAATTGTTTGGATGTCTCAAACTTTTTGATCCCTTCACAGCCTACCTCACTCATTAGGGCAATCACTGTTGCATGACTCACTCCTTCAATGCGCATCAGGTCCACCCCATCAAAGTACTGATAAGCAAGTTGATTCAAGTCCATATTTTTTGGCGTATTCTTGTTCACCTTTTTATGCGGCTTAGCCTCCGCCTGTAAAGCTCTTTTTGTCTCATCCCCTTCAATCTGCTCAGAAAGTAGCTTTGCTATAGCTACATCACATTGCTCCATCTTTGCCTGCAGGATTTTATACAGGTCAAATTCCTGTTGTAAGCCAAACAGGTAATCTTTCCTCCCATTACTCTGCAGGGCTTTGGCGATTTCTTCCTCTGATTTACGGCAGTTACCATGACGAAAAGAGGCTAGTACTTGTGGATTGGTTTCTCCTTTACAGACAGCTTCAATGATCTGCAAACCTGTCAGTCCACAGACATCTTTGACCACTATATCTAAACGAAGATTGAGCAATCGTAGGTACTTCTGCATCTTTTGTGTGGTCATCGCAGAGGTCTCCAACAGGGAAGTGCGATGCCGGCAATAAGTTCTCAATTGTTCAGTGGCTAGGTCTGGCAGAAAACTACTACTGAGTAGCCCCAAACTATGTAGCTTCTGTATCCATTGACAATCTTGCACATCGGTTTTGCGGCCTTTGATGTTTTTGGTGAATTTACCATTGCACAGGTATACCTCTAATCCTGCTTCTTGTAGAAAGGAAAATAAACTCTGCCAGTAATTACCAGTACTTTCCATAGCTACGGTGGTAATTTGATTTGCCTTAAGCCAAGCCAGCAATTGGCTTAGATCCTCATTGTAAACGCCAAACTCTCTCACATCTTCTCGTTGTTGGCCGATAGCTACATAATGTGACCGGCTTCCTACATCAATACCGGCAGCATTGCGGTTAATGACTTCCATGGATACAGACTTGTTTTTCATGTTTCTTTACTTGATTAAGTTGAAAAAGTCCCAAGGAAATGTATCTTTGATATGAAAATATACTGATCGGGGTAGCTGATAGCTCCTCCACTGAAATCATCTCAAGCCTTTCTGTTGGAGCAGAAGGGCTTTTTACATTTCTGACCAGAATGTGTCACGGGCTGTAAACACCAGAAAAAAATTGGTCTAGCTTAGGACAAAACAAAAGTACCTACGTTAGCCCAAGAAATCAATGCTTCTTCCGGAATACCAGAATGTGTCCCAAACTTTATCAATAGATGCTCCTATTGATATTTGTACGGTTGCGATTAAATTTTTTTGGTTCATATTATACCACTGTTGATAAATGATAGATATAAGTTGAGGAGGGATTTATTACAGTACTAACAATCTTTGGCAAAGCAAGGCTGCTGGTCAATTCTACTATCCTTACGGATAAAGCAGGTATTTTTTACGCATTAGTTTATATTGACTTAGGCCGGGTTCCCAGCTTTGACGGATTTCTTTTTCAGAGGCACCGGCAATAATCTGTTTCCTGAACAAAGCATTACCAGCTAATCTTTCAATTACACCCATTTCTCTACTCAGACTGGAGTCGAAGAATTTTTCCTTGTAGGGGGAGGCCTGGTATAATTCCATCATCCATTTCAGATTAACCTGTTTGCTTTTTCTCAGTTGCTCCACATCATAGTTGCGCAGGTCCAGGCCATAACAAACCTGGTTCATAAACAGCGGCGTTTCTGCCATCCCTTTAATACTGGTAGGTGTGTAGGAAAATTCGTATTTACCTTTGAGCTCCGGACTGCCAATAACAGTAAAGGGAAAAAGGGTGCCACGGCCATGATTCAGATAGGTGCCCTCAAATAAACAGGTGGAAGGGTAGAGCATTACTGCCTGCTGGGTATTTAGATTAGGCGAGGGGCTTACCGGCAATGTATAAGCCATATCGTGGGTATAGTTGGCTACCGGAATGATCTTTAGCTTACATTTCACTTTATTTGCCAGCCAGCCTTCTCCATTGGCCATCATAGCAAATTCCCCAACGGTTAACCCATGTGACATTGGCAAAGGAAACATGCCAATGCCTGATTTGAACTTCATATCCAGAATAGGTCCGTCAATCAGGTATCCATTAGGATTAGGTCTGTCCAGAATGAGCAGTTCTTTATTATTTTCATAACAAGCCTCCATTAAGCGGGATAAGGCATTGATATTGGTATAAAAGCGACAGCCTACATCCTGCAGGTCATAAATCATGATATCCACATCGGCTAAATCTTCTTTGCTGGGTTTGTTTTTTTTACCATATAAGGAGATCACCCGAATACCTGTAGCCGGATCGGTTTCATCACCTACCACAACGCCGGCACTGGCATTGCCACGAAAACCATGTTCCGGGCCAAATACTTTTACAATAGTAATTCCCAATCTGGAAAGACTGTCTACCAAATGTGTTTTTCCGATCACAGTGGTTGGATTGGCAAGAATAGCTACCCTTTTGCCTTTCAGATAAGGCAGGTATTTTTCGGTTTGTTCGGCACCGGTTTTGATTGGCGCTGCCTTTGCGACAGCAGGGACAGGAAATGAATTTTTGCCTGGAACAAAAAGGCTCCATACCATAAACAAAGTAAAGAATACTTTCATAAGAGTGATTTTTATTGAACATCAATAGATTGAGTAACGAATGTGAAAGGAAGTATCCTATAGAATATAGCACCTTTCCATCATTTTCAATTAGTTTACTGTTTCCTTAGCCTTCCAGTTAATTTAACTATTCCTATTTTTTATGGGTAGCTGTATTATGCTACAATTTTATTGATTTGGTTTAAGTTGGTTCAATATAATATTCTAAAAGATATTTGTTAGATAATTTTATGTGGGTAAGTAGATAAAAGTTGATATTAATTTTATAAGCTGCTTAAGTATAGCAAGTAGTTTTATTTCTGTTCGAAAAACTATATTTACTTTTTAAAAGCTTTAATTGAGGCATAAAATCTAAATCTTATAACTATTACACTAAAGAAAATTGTCATTGGTAACCTATTGATCTGTATTTCTGCTTTCACTAGCTATGCTCAATCTATTTTTCAACAGCAAATTGAAGCGTTAGTTAAACAGGAAGGAGAAATCTTTATAGTGGTAAGCCACCAAAAAGCAGGTCAGACAAAATCATGTCTGGAAGAAGATGCATTAAGCAATCAAATTAGTTTTATACAAGATTCGGCTTTTGTCCAGTATGTGAATCATACTGAGTTATTTTGCGAAACCTATGTATTACATTCCCAGTTTACCTATAAGTTTAGTCTGAAAGATATAGAAGCTACCTCCTTACGACTGATAGAAAAGAAATATGATTATGGCGAGGGCAAACTTGAGCAAGGACCCGATACCTGGTATGAACTTGAGCTAATTAGCTCACATAAGAAGTTCTCTATTACAAAGGTGGATATGATCAGCAAACAAACAGAAAATATTGCTTCGGTAAACCTGCTTTTTAAAAGTAAGAACGGGGCTAAGGAGGCAATGGCTTTGTTTAAGAATGAACTCAAACGGTATGGTCTATAACATCAATGCAGGCTGATAGATGATGTTTTTATGCTTGAAATTTGTTAGCAACAGCTATTAAAAGTATTGCCTTGTGAGGGCTAACGTTGCCTTTTGTGAAGCGTATTCACCTAGCCATTAAAGAGATTAAAGTATCAGATGCAGGATCTGCTTTATTTGCCAGAGTTTTTTAAGTATTGCAAAACAATAGGAATAGATTTCATTAACCCTATTTGTGCTTTCGCCTGCTTGTGTTAGTAAAAATTTATGCTGAGGCAAGCAACTTCTGTTAGCTTATTTACATCTGTTATATCAATGTAGCTTTATTCGCTAAACAAGGATTTCTGTCCTTTGGTAGGTTAAGCTATCAGAAGATAATTACTCCTGATTTATGATTTTACCTTACACTTTATTGATAAAGATATATTTTTCTTTTTTGGCCAATTCTTAAATAAATTTCCTGTTCTAGTTAACCCTTAAAGCTCAAATACTATGAAAAAAATAATTCCATCTCTGCTAGTGATTCTATTTGCAGTAGGCTGCTTGTCTATGTCAAAGGCACAAACTCTTACAAAATCTTTGCCTGCTTTTGAAAAAGTAATTGTTAGTCCATTGATCAATCTGGTGCTCGAGCAGGGTGAGCAGGAAAGTATACGCCTGGAATATGAAGGTGTCGCTGAAGATAAAATCAATTACAATGTGGAAGGTAAAACCTTAAAGTTATATTTGGATGGGGCTAAACTAAGAGTAAAAAACCAAAGATACGACAAGGATGGATGGACCTACAACAAGGCTGACTATGAGAATGTACATATCACCGCCTATGTTACCTATAGAAAGTTGGAGGTTTTGCAAGTGAGAGGGGAAGAAACAACCATTTGTAAGAGTGCTCTGATCCAGCCTGCTTTTAAACTGAAAGTATTCGGTGAATCAAAGGTAACCCTGATCGCCCTTGAAACTAATAGGCTAAAAGTGTCTTTATATGGGCAAAATCAAATAAAGATTCAAAGCGGAAGTAGCGATCATCAACGCTATTGGGTATATGGAGAAAATAAAATTGACAGTGAAAAGTTAGTAGGTAAAAAAACAACTACCACCTCTTTTGGCGAGAGTACACTCTATGTGCATGCTTCCCAGCAACTACTCGTAACGGCCCTGGGCGAATCAGATATTGTGCACAGGGGAGGAGCACAGGTAAGTAGAAAAATAGTGTTAGGAAGCAATACTATTAGAGGTATTGAGTAAAGCGGTTCATAAAAAGAGGTAGTTTTTATAGTACTATTCATAGTGCATCTAACTATAGAGATTCATCAAGATCTGTCCTTTCCCTATTCTGACTTACGAACTTATTGGCTGTAATTCATATTTAAGCGCCTTTACCGGATTTAGGTTAGCTGCTTCTATGATTTGATATTACCTTTGGCAAGCTCATCAAAGCAGGTTAAGAAGCATTCCATGTTGGAAAATATATACTTTTCGTTGCTGTTCGTAAGCTTTTATATGAACAGCAACGGAAAGATATTTACCACAGAAAACAACTGTATTTTTCCTAACATCGCTTTCCACCTAATACTACTTACAACATCACCGGTTGGCCGGTCCGTACCGACTCATCACAGGCAAAAGCAATGCGCAAACTATTGAGGGCATCCTCTAAATGGTCTCTCAGATCAAGGTCTTTGCGGATGGCTTCCAGAAAGTAGCGCTGTTCCCGATTGCACAGCTCCTGATGGTCAGGCTCATCTTGCATATCAATCCAGGTATCTTGTTGCACAAACTGGTTATTGGCACTCAACTCAGCATGGTGGATTCGTAAGGATTCGGTTTTGGTATGAGAGTCCACGTTGTCCGACTTTCCTGTCCCTGCCGCCTGTTTGGCTACAATAGAAACACACCCCTTGGGGCCAATCACATCTTTAACAAAAAAAGCAGTTTCGCTCATCATCGGTCCCCAGCCAGCTTCATACCACCCTACCGAACCGTTGGCAAAACGAATCTGCAACTGTCCATAATTATAGTTTCCTGCCGGAATATCCTCAGTCAGGCGTGCGCCAATGGCATTTACCTGGATAGGCTTGGAACGGGTCATCTGACACATCACATCTATGTAATGTACGCCGCAATCTACAATAGGACTCAGGCTTTTCATCAGGTTGCGGTGCACGTTCCACATCTGGCCATGGCTCTGCTGATTAAGGTTCATGCGCATAACCAGGGGAGTGCCAAGCTCTTGCGCTACTTCCACAAACTTAGCCCAAGAGGGATGATGACGGAGAATATAGCCTACGACTACTTTTTTATTGGCATTTTGTGCTGCGGCAATTACCCGCCGGGCACCTTCAACGGTAGCAGCCAGAGGTTTTTCAATAAAGACATGACAACCTTTTTCAAGGGCTTGCACAGCAAAGGCTTCATGGGTATCCGGATAGGTGGAGATACATACTGCATCCGGGCGGGTAATTTGTAGAGCAGCAGTGAAATCATCGAACAAGTCATAGTTGCCACCCAGGCGTTGATTGAGAATGGATTTGCTTGTTCCGGTAGATACAAGCCCGCAGATCTCAAATTCGTCCAGTAAGCTATAAGCCACTGCATGTGATGCACCCATATTGCCGCAACCAACTACCAATACCCGCAAGGGTTGAGGAGTATTTGTCATATAATGTATAATTTATTCAAAGAAATAGAAGATGCTGGCAAATATAGCCTTTTTAGCTAATACTTAGCTCTACAGAAATAGTCGGCCTGAACGGGGGTGGTAAATTAGTTGGGGTATTTCGCAGCAAGCGGAAGCCAGAATAATTTTACATAATTCCATTAGTGAAAATGTATAAAATATGCGAATCAGGAGTATAAAATAAAAAAACAGATGTAGAGTAAACAGGGTTTAAGTTTTATGCACGAACTTAAACTAATCCAATTATACTGCTACATCTGTGAAGAGTATAATCAATTTCTGCGTTGGAATGTTCAACGTTTTAGTAAAAATAATTTTGAAGGGCAAATCAGTGATGAAGAAATCCTGACTATTTACCTGTTTTGTTTATGCTATGAAGAAAAATATAAAATCAAATCCATGCATCAGCATATAGAAAAATACTGGCATAGTTGGTTTCCAAACCTGCCTGCTTATCAGACTTTTAATCATAGAATTAATCGTTTGGCAGCCGCTTTTACTTACTTGACCCAAAGACTGACACAGGCTTTTTATTTACCTGCTGACTGCCTTACCATTGTGCTGGGCGATTCCATGCCTATTCTTACCTGCTCTCACAAAAGAAGTGGAAAAGTAGCCACCCCATTAACAAACAAAGCCTATTGTGCAACCAAAAACATGCATTATTATGGAGTCAAACTCCATACCTTAGCCTTAAAAAGAGCCCATACCCTGCCTTTCCCCTGCTTTTTAGCTATCACCCCCGCCTCAGTCCATGATTTGACGGCCCTGCGGAGTGTGTTGGAAAAAAGCTATGCCCATATGAGTGTTCTAGATAAAGCCTATTGTGATAAAGAATTACAACAACACATGCTTGCCAAGGGCAATACACTGCTCACGCCAATGAAAGAAAAAAAAGGGATGCCACTCATCGTTAAACAATTTGATCAGGCGTATCAGGATTTAACCAACACTGCCCTTGCTAAAATAAGGCAGCCTATTGAATCTCTTTTTAGTTGGATACAAGAGAAAACTTATATACAAAATGCTTCCAAAGTACGTTCCCAAGAAGGCTTGATGGTGCATGTGTTTGGTCGTTTAGCCGCTGCGCTGATGATGCTTTCCGGATTGTAACCCCTGATTCGCATAAAATGCCAAATTCAAATACTGAAGCTGTTTAGGATAAAGAAAAAGATTTCCAAAGAAGTGCGAATTTTGTGTTGCAAAGCATAAAACTCACACTCCAATGAAAATCTTAGATAAAGATAACATAGACAGATATATATTAGCAAATCTTTCAGTAGGAGAAACAGGCAAAGCATGTAGCAAAGAATTGATGAGAGAAGTAGTAGCATTGATTTTATACCGCTTAAAAACAGGTTGCCAATTGAGAATGCTGCCTCTACAGCAGTTTTTTACTACAGAAAGCTTAAGCTGGCAAGGCACTTATTATCATTTTAATGAATGGGTCAAAGATGGTTCCTGGAGTAAATTATGGATTGCTATTCTGTCTGCTCATAAAGATAAACTGGATTTGTCAAGCATGCAGTTGGACGGCAGTCACACCCCTTGTAAATAAGGTGGAGAGGCGACAGGCTATCAGGCAAGAAAAAAGACAACAACCACTAACAGTTTATTTTTAGTTGATAACGGAACCGATGCACAAGCACGTGGCAGGTCCAGGAAACATGCTAGCTTGTGCTACACCACAAGAAGGTCAGCATCATGATTTATTCCATGATTTATTCAATATTCAAACCCTGTTTGAAGAGCTTTGTGAGATGCTTATCAAGGCAGGCATTGACTTGAAATGCCTATTTTTAAATGCCGATCCAGGCTTTGACTCACAAGAACTAAGAAAGATATGTAAAGAAAAACAGATTGAGGCTAACATAGCCCTTAATTCCAGAAATAGTGTATCACAAAGGGAAGAGTATGTATACTTTGATGAAGAGCTATATAAATGCAGAACAGTTATTGAACATGCCAATGCTTGGAGAATT from Rhodocytophaga rosea carries:
- a CDS encoding SusC/RagA family TonB-linked outer membrane protein, whose translation is MKRNILLNHRRMSRVLLMVCLLLLAQVSLAQLRTVSGTIKDEQGNPLPGANIIVKGTTSGTTSDSNGGYSLGISSAQDVLIISFIGYFGKEVPVGNQSTIDVVLQADVQTLSEVVVTGYGTEKKSDLTGAVAVVDLNKVRDIPRPNVLQTLQGRVPGLYIESSGQPSGQTGQVLIRGLNTLGDNSPLYIIDGVPTTANDVISGRGAANGSTTKNVSPLQNIDPNAIESIQVLKDASAASIYGARASNGVIIITTKQGKGKLKVQLSSSASFQNRFGKIDAANTIERGRALWQASINDGTDPSIHSALYAFDYTGTGANAVLNNVTPVQWIGGDPSSLTPAQVPGTDWQDVVYRTGFVTNNNLTLSGGSESTSALLQFGYLHNKGVKEYSNFSKMNMRLNTSHKMFNNRFRIGQNLNIAKTRETPEPTDLGGAGMDYLATYQNPILPVYRTDGTWAGPLGSGMSDRNNPLHMMYINRNNKDNNLILFGNVYAELIPFDNFTLRSSIGLDYTFSNNWWIQEKYTEGFLTQSVNRLSVFHGERTNLTWTNTADYNLQLGANSLNFLVGLETVKEDYKTTVARKEDFATQDFDFFQLDAGTGTASSGGSRTGYQLLSYFGKVNYNLADKYLASVTLRYDGSSRFGKNQQFGLFPAANIGWRISNEAFMSSVDVISNLKIRAGIGRVGNQKIGNLARFGLYAPNYGTMDFRDWYGAWRTIGTAYDINGNNSGILPSGYVALQQGNDNLKWETTDEINIGIDFGFFKNRITGSIDYFTRNTKDILIRPPYSAVIGEGGNRWINGATAKNNGFELSLAYQNTSGPFTYSIYGNAAHFRDKITNLPESVIRSYPGNVEQTILWHSQRSIFGYVTDGLFQNEEEVTAHAAQPGKGIGRIRYKDLNGDGKVDALDQTWLGTTLPDVEYGLGFDVSYKNFTLSAFFQGVLGKLTNDGIKGDFTRVNNGMNFGTGVFDAWSPQNPGSPLPALSLVNANDEFRSSDYLFVNGSYTKLRTLQLSYAFPRGILDAVKLGTLRMFVMGENLFALKDNKGVNKIYAPDPENPFLTYPLTRNVTFGVDLSF
- a CDS encoding LacI family DNA-binding transcriptional regulator, which codes for MSAKKVTETIARFRNDILNGTLPFGSLLPSEKELAAEMQVSRPTVAKVYNALQKEGLLKKTPGQGTTVVFNGERKKYTFGLLLPGAGESEIFGAIHDHFLAIEKEKEPKFLWEGAIANHAQVRQNSIIKICERYIEENVSGVFFAPLERTENAAGVNKKVCELFDKENIPVILIDRDIYSFPERSQYPVIGLDNFNAGYIMTKHLIESGCEKIYFCYRKDSASSIYKRIAGCNSACFDAGIPFSREHIMVGEPADLNFVRKMKIVPKKTGVLCANDSTAAVIMSSFKQIGILVSRHVLVAGYDDMKYGKVLQPSLTTYQQPLFEIVTISYEMMLNRLVTQHSIAANISLTGELIARESTKFA
- a CDS encoding SRPBCC domain-containing protein; amino-acid sequence: MLGTTVISDWKKGSQIVWKGEWKGKQYEDKGVLLQINPQTRLQYSHFSPLTGQPDIPENYHTVTIELTDRDSQTLISLSQDKNATQQAKEESEKNWTMMLTGLKKLLEEKG
- a CDS encoding IS110 family RNA-guided transposase, with protein sequence MKNKSVSMEVINRNAAGIDVGSRSHYVAIGQQREDVREFGVYNEDLSQLLAWLKANQITTVAMESTGNYWQSLFSFLQEAGLEVYLCNGKFTKNIKGRKTDVQDCQWIQKLHSLGLLSSSFLPDLATEQLRTYCRHRTSLLETSAMTTQKMQKYLRLLNLRLDIVVKDVCGLTGLQIIEAVCKGETNPQVLASFRHGNCRKSEEEIAKALQSNGRKDYLFGLQQEFDLYKILQAKMEQCDVAIAKLLSEQIEGDETKRALQAEAKPHKKVNKNTPKNMDLNQLAYQYFDGVDLMRIEGVSHATVIALMSEVGCEGIKKFETSKQFTSWLRLCPNIKISGGKVLSKKIAKGSNRLKIALRLAANTIGNLKDTHLSDFFNRINYRKGRIAAISATARKLAVIIWNMIVKHVPYNPPSQYLFMDQKRKMKLVQRIRNKIAKLDLKPEDVGFAMN
- a CDS encoding exo-beta-N-acetylmuramidase NamZ family protein, giving the protein MVWSLFVPGKNSFPVPAVAKAAPIKTGAEQTEKYLPYLKGKRVAILANPTTVIGKTHLVDSLSRLGITIVKVFGPEHGFRGNASAGVVVGDETDPATGIRVISLYGKKNKPSKEDLADVDIMIYDLQDVGCRFYTNINALSRLMEACYENNKELLILDRPNPNGYLIDGPILDMKFKSGIGMFPLPMSHGLTVGEFAMMANGEGWLANKVKCKLKIIPVANYTHDMAYTLPVSPSPNLNTQQAVMLYPSTCLFEGTYLNHGRGTLFPFTVIGSPELKGKYEFSYTPTSIKGMAETPLFMNQVCYGLDLRNYDVEQLRKSKQVNLKWMMELYQASPYKEKFFDSSLSREMGVIERLAGNALFRKQIIAGASEKEIRQSWEPGLSQYKLMRKKYLLYP
- a CDS encoding GIN domain-containing protein produces the protein MKKIIPSLLVILFAVGCLSMSKAQTLTKSLPAFEKVIVSPLINLVLEQGEQESIRLEYEGVAEDKINYNVEGKTLKLYLDGAKLRVKNQRYDKDGWTYNKADYENVHITAYVTYRKLEVLQVRGEETTICKSALIQPAFKLKVFGESKVTLIALETNRLKVSLYGQNQIKIQSGSSDHQRYWVYGENKIDSEKLVGKKTTTTSFGESTLYVHASQQLLVTALGESDIVHRGGAQVSRKIVLGSNTIRGIE
- a CDS encoding Gfo/Idh/MocA family protein, coding for MGASHAVAYSLLDEFEICGLVSTGTSKSILNQRLGGNYDLFDDFTAALQITRPDAVCISTYPDTHEAFAVQALEKGCHVFIEKPLAATVEGARRVIAAAQNANKKVVVGYILRHHPSWAKFVEVAQELGTPLVMRMNLNQQSHGQMWNVHRNLMKSLSPIVDCGVHYIDVMCQMTRSKPIQVNAIGARLTEDIPAGNYNYGQLQIRFANGSVGWYEAGWGPMMSETAFFVKDVIGPKGCVSIVAKQAAGTGKSDNVDSHTKTESLRIHHAELSANNQFVQQDTWIDMQDEPDHQELCNREQRYFLEAIRKDLDLRDHLEDALNSLRIAFACDESVRTGQPVML